The following proteins are encoded in a genomic region of Micrococcaceae bacterium Sec5.8:
- a CDS encoding LacI family DNA-binding transcriptional regulator, which produces MSKDTTSVTVDRAASPVSAAAVARAAGVSPAAVSYVLNGKGGVSPETHRHIIRVANELGFRPRKSSQSTDMQRTRVIGLILPNIINPMFPRWAQGIISAAAESGYEVFVATTQDDPKVLAQVTSTLANRNVDGVILAASLRDDATAIRTLRAARIPYVCLSRRADFLDSDFVGIDDDAAATTLMQHMLGHGFTEIATVVGPRFSTASLAREQAFVRTAVSAGVGISGAHRISTRVNNEGGRLAAERLFSSGTPPQAVVCGSDELAIGVMEYALARGLRIPNDVAVAGCDGLPHSRSGLINLTSVVQPQQEMAEEAFTMLLNRIEAPSSTYSTKICRHRLHIGRTCGCTPATR; this is translated from the coding sequence ATGAGCAAGGACACCACCAGTGTCACCGTCGACCGGGCGGCGTCGCCGGTATCGGCCGCCGCCGTGGCCAGGGCGGCAGGTGTCTCCCCGGCTGCGGTGTCCTACGTGCTGAATGGCAAGGGCGGCGTCTCGCCGGAGACCCATCGCCACATCATCCGCGTAGCGAACGAACTGGGCTTTAGGCCCCGTAAGTCCTCGCAGTCCACCGACATGCAGCGAACCCGTGTGATTGGCCTGATCCTGCCCAACATCATTAACCCAATGTTCCCGCGCTGGGCCCAGGGCATCATTTCCGCCGCCGCCGAATCGGGCTACGAAGTGTTCGTCGCCACCACACAGGACGATCCGAAGGTGTTGGCTCAGGTCACCTCGACCTTGGCCAACCGCAATGTGGACGGAGTCATTCTGGCCGCGTCCCTTCGGGATGATGCCACAGCGATCCGCACCCTGCGGGCGGCACGGATCCCCTACGTCTGCCTCTCGCGTCGCGCGGACTTCCTTGACTCCGACTTCGTCGGGATCGACGACGACGCCGCCGCGACGACGCTGATGCAGCACATGCTGGGCCACGGCTTCACGGAGATCGCCACTGTAGTAGGGCCGCGGTTCTCCACGGCCTCGCTGGCCCGCGAACAGGCCTTTGTCCGAACTGCCGTCTCGGCCGGGGTCGGCATCAGCGGCGCTCACAGGATCAGCACGCGGGTGAATAATGAGGGCGGCCGGCTGGCCGCCGAGCGCCTCTTCTCCTCGGGAACACCTCCGCAGGCCGTGGTGTGCGGGAGCGACGAACTGGCCATCGGCGTCATGGAGTACGCCCTGGCCCGGGGACTTCGGATCCCGAATGATGTCGCCGTCGCCGGCTGCGATGGCCTTCCGCACAGCCGTTCCGGACTGATCAACCTCACCAGCGTTGTCCAGCCGCAGCAGGAAATGGCCGAGGAAGCCTTCACCATGCTGCTCAACCGCATCGAAGCCCCCTCCAGCACCTACAGCACCAAGATCTGCCGGCACCGCCTGCACATCGGGCGGACCTGCGGCTGCACGCCGGCCACCCGATAG
- a CDS encoding MFS transporter — MSVVSAPTKMRTPREINGVILRRVMPLLIGAYIMAFLDRTNIGMAKDRLQIDLGISATAFGIGAGLFFLTYALSEIPSNLIMHKVGARFWIMRIMITWGIISAGMAFVQGEWSFYIMRMLLGVAEAGLFPGVMYFLTQWFVVKDRAKANGMFLLGVSIANIVGAPLGGLLLTMDGFAGLHGWQWMFIIEGLPACILAYVVWKKLPDRPSKATFLSAEEAQDLEARIAAEEKAGAEASGNHRLLDVLKDRQIMLVVGIYFTHQIAVYALSYFLPSIIGTYGKLNPVQIGLLTAIPWIFSAAGALLVPRFATDGRRSRLLVTGTMIGIVAGFALGAVGGPVLGMIGFCLAAFNFFALQPILFTYPATRLTGAALAGGIAFVNTIGLCGGFLGPYVMGLMQDVTGSKLSGLWFIVGMCIVGALLSLMLKRGAEKPLGAPASH; from the coding sequence ATGTCAGTTGTATCCGCACCAACGAAGATGCGCACACCACGGGAAATAAACGGCGTGATCCTCCGCAGGGTCATGCCGCTCCTGATCGGCGCCTACATCATGGCCTTCCTGGACCGCACCAACATCGGCATGGCCAAGGACCGGTTGCAGATCGATCTCGGCATCTCCGCCACGGCCTTCGGTATTGGCGCCGGGTTGTTCTTCCTCACGTATGCCCTGTCGGAGATCCCGTCCAACCTGATTATGCACAAGGTGGGCGCGCGCTTCTGGATCATGCGGATCATGATCACCTGGGGCATCATCTCCGCCGGCATGGCTTTTGTGCAGGGCGAATGGTCCTTCTACATCATGCGGATGCTGCTCGGCGTCGCAGAGGCCGGGCTGTTCCCCGGCGTCATGTACTTCCTGACGCAGTGGTTTGTGGTCAAGGACCGTGCCAAGGCCAATGGCATGTTCCTGCTGGGCGTTTCCATTGCCAACATCGTGGGCGCACCCCTCGGCGGTCTCCTGCTGACCATGGACGGGTTCGCCGGGCTGCACGGCTGGCAGTGGATGTTCATCATCGAGGGACTGCCTGCCTGCATCCTCGCTTACGTCGTTTGGAAGAAACTCCCGGACCGCCCGAGCAAGGCGACATTCCTTAGCGCCGAAGAAGCCCAAGACCTCGAAGCGCGCATCGCTGCCGAAGAAAAAGCCGGCGCCGAAGCATCCGGCAACCACCGCCTCCTCGACGTCCTGAAGGACAGGCAGATCATGCTCGTGGTGGGCATCTACTTCACCCACCAGATCGCCGTGTACGCGTTGTCCTACTTCCTTCCTTCCATCATCGGCACCTACGGCAAGCTCAACCCTGTGCAGATCGGCCTGCTCACAGCCATCCCGTGGATCTTTTCGGCGGCCGGCGCCCTCCTGGTCCCGCGGTTCGCGACCGACGGCCGGCGCTCCCGCCTGCTGGTCACCGGGACCATGATCGGCATCGTTGCCGGCTTCGCGCTCGGAGCCGTCGGCGGTCCTGTGCTCGGAATGATCGGCTTCTGCCTGGCCGCGTTCAACTTCTTCGCCCTGCAGCCGATCCTCTTCACCTACCCGGCCACCCGTCTCACCGGGGCCGCGCTCGCCGGCGGCATCGCCTTCGTCAACACCATCGGCCTGTGCGGCGGCTTCCTCGGCCCGTACGTCATGGGCCTGATGCAGGACGTCACCGGGTCCAAACTCTCCGGCCTGTGGTTCATCGTGGGCATGTGCATCGTGGGCGCCCTCCTGTCGCTGATGCTCAAACGGGGCGCAGAAAAGCCGCTGGGCGCACCGGCCTCACACTAA
- a CDS encoding SDR family oxidoreductase has protein sequence MDFSSKRVLVTAGANGIGLAIATKFQELGAAVFVTDIDPDAVEKARAGGLSAAVSDVSVEEQVRELMTTVEKQLGGLDILVNNAGIAGPTGPLETLDTAAWKSTFDVNIHGQFLCIKYALPLLRSGREASIVNLSSAAGRLGMAGRSAYSASKWAVIGLTKTLAIELGPDRIRVNAICPGAVNGPRIDSVIAAKARMLELPEDEVSALYHNQSSLGRLIEAEDIANMAAFAASDMARNVNGQALAVDGNTEKLY, from the coding sequence ATGGATTTCAGCTCAAAAAGAGTCCTCGTCACCGCCGGAGCCAACGGCATCGGCCTGGCCATAGCCACCAAATTCCAGGAACTCGGTGCCGCCGTATTCGTCACAGACATCGATCCCGACGCCGTCGAGAAGGCCCGCGCCGGCGGCCTCTCGGCGGCCGTCAGCGACGTCTCGGTCGAGGAGCAGGTCCGCGAACTCATGACCACCGTCGAGAAACAACTGGGCGGCCTGGACATCCTGGTCAACAACGCCGGGATCGCCGGGCCCACCGGCCCCCTTGAGACCCTCGACACGGCCGCTTGGAAGTCAACGTTCGACGTCAACATCCACGGCCAGTTCCTTTGCATCAAGTACGCGCTGCCCCTGCTGCGGTCCGGCCGGGAGGCGTCGATCGTCAACCTCTCCTCGGCCGCCGGGCGACTCGGAATGGCCGGTCGGAGCGCCTACTCGGCATCGAAGTGGGCCGTGATCGGACTGACCAAGACGCTCGCGATCGAACTCGGACCGGACAGGATCCGCGTCAACGCCATCTGCCCCGGAGCCGTCAACGGGCCGCGGATCGACTCGGTCATTGCGGCCAAGGCCCGGATGCTCGAGCTGCCGGAGGACGAGGTGTCCGCGCTGTACCACAACCAGTCCTCCTTAGGACGGCTGATCGAGGCCGAGGACATTGCCAACATGGCTGCCTTCGCCGCCAGCGACATGGCACGCAACGTCAACGGCCAGGCACTTGCAGTCGACGGCAACACCGAAAAGCTCTACTAG
- a CDS encoding 3-keto-5-aminohexanoate cleavage protein produces the protein MPAARKVIITSAVTGAIHTPSMSKYLPVSPDEIADAALGAAEAGAAIVHMHARDPRDGRPSQNPEHFAPILDKLKRNTDAVINITTGGSPHMTVEERMQPAALFKPELASLNMGSMNFGLYPMLDRFKEFDHEWEREGLEKSRDLVFKNTFQDIETILGIGNDNGTRFEFECYDISHVNNLAHFHSRGLARGPLFVQSVFGLLGGIGAHPEDLMHMRRTADRLLGDAYEWSILGAGKNQMPLATIGAAMGSHVRVGLEDSLWIGPGQLARSNAEQVSRIRTILEALNFEIATPDEAREMLQLKGRDKVGF, from the coding sequence ATGCCCGCAGCACGCAAAGTCATCATCACGAGCGCCGTCACCGGCGCCATCCACACCCCGTCCATGTCCAAATATCTACCGGTGTCCCCGGATGAGATCGCGGACGCTGCCCTCGGCGCCGCCGAGGCAGGCGCTGCGATTGTGCACATGCACGCCCGCGATCCCCGGGACGGGCGGCCCTCCCAGAACCCGGAGCACTTCGCACCGATCCTGGACAAGCTCAAGCGCAACACGGACGCTGTCATCAACATCACCACCGGCGGCTCACCCCATATGACGGTTGAGGAGCGAATGCAGCCGGCTGCCTTATTCAAACCTGAGCTGGCGTCCCTCAACATGGGCTCGATGAACTTCGGTCTCTATCCGATGTTGGACCGCTTCAAGGAGTTCGACCACGAATGGGAGCGGGAAGGGCTTGAAAAGAGCCGCGACCTCGTCTTCAAGAACACTTTCCAGGACATCGAGACCATCCTGGGCATCGGAAACGACAACGGCACGCGTTTCGAATTCGAATGCTACGACATTTCGCACGTCAACAACCTGGCCCACTTCCACTCCCGCGGTCTGGCCCGGGGACCGCTGTTTGTCCAGTCCGTGTTCGGGCTGCTCGGCGGGATCGGCGCCCATCCGGAGGACCTGATGCACATGCGCCGCACCGCGGACCGGCTACTCGGGGACGCCTACGAATGGTCCATCCTGGGCGCCGGAAAAAACCAAATGCCGCTGGCCACCATTGGCGCCGCGATGGGCTCGCACGTAAGAGTTGGGCTGGAAGACTCACTGTGGATCGGCCCCGGCCAGCTCGCGAGGTCCAACGCCGAGCAGGTAAGTCGGATCCGCACCATCCTCGAGGCCCTCAACTTCGAAATCGCCACCCCGGACGAGGCTCGGGAAATGCTCCAGCTCAAGGGCCGCGACAAGGTCGGTTTCTGA
- a CDS encoding glycerate kinase — MSILVAPDSFKGTFTAPEVAGHLAAGIRSAGGTALELPVADGGEGTFEVLVRGLNALPVTISTVGPWGDAIDAAIGLAPGGTAVVELASASGLNLPSIHKRDPVAASSYGTGVLMAEAARLGAGRILVAAGGSATSDGGAGAIAAIEERGGLRGAEVVILSDVTTHFSDAARVFGPQKGADPATVELLTRRLEQQGHDFLRNYGRDPRLLARTGAAGGFSGGIWARYGAELVSGADYVLELLDFDEQLVASAAVVVGEGRLDSQTCQGKIIAAILARCGSTPVYAVVGSVGDDLGGYADNFAGIILASDAPALVTAGASLVRTTRHALG, encoded by the coding sequence ATGAGCATCCTCGTGGCCCCGGACAGCTTCAAGGGAACCTTTACGGCCCCCGAGGTGGCCGGGCACCTGGCCGCCGGCATCCGCTCGGCCGGCGGAACCGCGCTGGAGCTGCCGGTGGCCGACGGCGGCGAGGGAACCTTTGAGGTGCTGGTTCGGGGCCTGAACGCCCTGCCCGTCACCATCAGCACCGTCGGACCCTGGGGCGACGCCATCGACGCGGCCATCGGGCTTGCTCCCGGAGGAACAGCCGTCGTCGAGCTCGCGTCTGCAAGCGGACTCAACCTGCCCTCAATCCATAAGCGTGACCCGGTCGCGGCCAGCAGCTACGGCACCGGGGTACTCATGGCCGAAGCCGCGAGGCTCGGCGCCGGCCGGATCCTGGTCGCGGCCGGCGGTTCCGCCACGAGCGACGGCGGTGCGGGCGCCATCGCGGCGATCGAGGAACGCGGCGGCCTCCGTGGTGCGGAGGTGGTGATCCTCAGCGACGTCACCACCCATTTTTCTGATGCGGCACGGGTATTCGGACCGCAGAAGGGTGCTGATCCGGCAACCGTCGAGCTGCTCACGAGGCGCCTCGAGCAGCAGGGCCATGACTTCCTTCGCAACTATGGCCGGGACCCCCGGCTGCTGGCCCGGACCGGGGCGGCCGGCGGATTCTCCGGCGGCATTTGGGCCCGCTACGGGGCGGAGTTGGTCTCCGGGGCCGACTATGTCCTTGAGCTACTGGACTTCGATGAGCAGCTCGTTGCCAGCGCCGCTGTGGTTGTCGGCGAGGGCCGGCTGGATTCCCAGACCTGCCAGGGGAAAATCATCGCGGCAATCCTGGCCCGGTGCGGTTCGACGCCCGTGTACGCCGTCGTCGGATCCGTCGGCGATGACTTGGGCGGTTACGCCGACAACTTTGCCGGCATCATCCTCGCCAGCGATGCGCCCGCTCTGGTGACCGCCGGGGCCAGCCTTGTCCGGACCACACGGCATGCCCTCGGCTAG
- a CDS encoding carboxymuconolactone decarboxylase family protein, protein MEETAPAHDTTKTVFLDKEHPAVWRALNGLGLKAKEAADEAGLDRTLIELLNVRISQLNGCAYCLDLHVGDAVKNGESAQRLAVLPAWRDTALFTEKERAALTLAEAITNISDAGAREHEGAAARKHLSDVEFSAISWLAITMNAFNRVSIVSQHPVRKDRG, encoded by the coding sequence ATGGAAGAGACCGCGCCAGCGCACGACACCACGAAGACTGTGTTCCTGGACAAGGAGCACCCCGCCGTGTGGCGGGCCCTCAACGGGTTGGGGCTGAAAGCGAAAGAGGCCGCCGACGAGGCCGGCCTGGACCGGACGCTGATTGAACTGCTCAATGTCCGCATTTCACAGCTCAACGGCTGCGCCTATTGCCTGGACCTGCACGTGGGCGACGCCGTCAAGAACGGAGAATCAGCCCAGCGCCTTGCCGTTCTCCCGGCCTGGCGGGACACCGCCCTCTTCACCGAGAAGGAACGCGCCGCCCTGACCCTGGCCGAGGCAATCACCAACATTTCCGACGCCGGCGCCCGTGAGCACGAGGGTGCGGCGGCACGGAAACACCTCAGCGACGTGGAGTTCTCCGCCATCAGCTGGCTGGCGATCACCATGAACGCCTTTAACCGGGTCTCAATCGTCAGCCAGCACCCCGTCCGCAAGGACCGCGGGTAG
- a CDS encoding ABC transporter ATP-binding protein: MTFTLDAAVAARAFDVSLSLAPGETLAVLGPNGAGKSTLLAVIAGLLRPDAGRSEVNGRVLFDLGGGAHTWTPPHRRGTALLSQDPLLFPHLSALENVAFGPRSAGVPKREARETARRWLAEVDAADLAHRRPGELSGGQAQRVAAARALAVDPDVLLLDEPLSALDIHAAPLLRRLLKRVLAGRRAIIVTHDVLDAYMLADRIIVMEEGRITEDGPTRDVLRRPRSRFAAGLAGLNLIAGTVTPAGIRSAAGLEFAGQHDAPLPAGQPGVAAFPPSAVSVFLAEAHGSPRNSFRVTVTDLEPHGDQIRVRAGQLSADVTPAASADLGLAPGLVVYFVVKAAAVSIYPA; the protein is encoded by the coding sequence ATGACGTTCACCCTGGACGCCGCCGTCGCCGCCCGCGCTTTTGACGTCTCGCTGAGCCTCGCGCCGGGTGAGACGCTGGCAGTGCTGGGCCCAAACGGGGCGGGCAAATCCACGCTCCTGGCCGTGATCGCCGGGTTGCTCCGCCCGGACGCCGGCCGGTCCGAGGTGAATGGCCGGGTGCTGTTCGACCTCGGCGGGGGCGCGCACACCTGGACTCCGCCGCACCGCCGCGGAACCGCCCTGCTGTCCCAGGATCCGCTGCTGTTTCCGCACCTGAGTGCGCTGGAGAATGTGGCGTTCGGGCCACGCAGCGCGGGGGTGCCCAAGCGGGAGGCCCGGGAAACCGCCCGGCGCTGGCTGGCCGAGGTCGACGCCGCCGACCTCGCCCACCGGCGGCCGGGGGAGCTGTCCGGCGGGCAGGCCCAACGCGTCGCGGCGGCCCGTGCCCTGGCCGTGGATCCGGATGTACTGCTGCTGGACGAGCCCTTGTCCGCCCTGGACATCCACGCCGCACCGCTCCTGCGGCGGCTGCTCAAACGGGTGCTCGCCGGGCGCCGCGCCATCATCGTCACCCATGACGTGCTGGATGCCTATATGCTCGCGGACCGGATCATTGTGATGGAGGAGGGCCGGATTACCGAGGACGGCCCCACCCGCGACGTCCTGCGGCGGCCGCGCAGCCGCTTCGCCGCGGGTCTGGCGGGGCTGAATCTGATCGCTGGGACGGTGACACCCGCCGGAATCCGGTCCGCTGCAGGCCTGGAATTCGCCGGCCAGCACGACGCGCCGCTGCCCGCCGGACAGCCCGGCGTGGCCGCGTTCCCGCCGTCGGCCGTGTCAGTGTTCCTGGCCGAGGCGCACGGCAGCCCGCGGAACTCCTTCCGCGTCACGGTCACGGACCTGGAACCGCACGGCGACCAAATCCGGGTCCGAGCCGGCCAGCTGTCCGCGGACGTTACCCCGGCCGCCTCAGCGGATCTGGGTCTGGCGCCGGGGCTGGTGGTCTACTTTGTGGTCAAAGCGGCGGCCGTGTCCATCTATCCGGCCTGA
- a CDS encoding ABC transporter permease — translation MKGPNDSAYSGIPRWVVAMAAVGALLVLLPLAAMVARVNWPDFIPLVTSESSLTALGLSLRTAGTSTVLCVLLGVPLALVLARGHFPGQRLLRSFILLPLVLPPVVGGIALLYAFGRQGLLGRSLEIAGIQIAFSTTAVILAQTFVALPFLVVSLEGSLRSGGSRYEAVAATLGARPTTVLRRVTLPLVLPGLASGAVLSFARSLGEFGATLTFAGSLQGTTRTLPLEIYLQRETDADAAVALSLLLVVVAVVVVGLSYRGSGPSLSGSTAGAGAGTPGRVPA, via the coding sequence ATGAAGGGGCCAAATGACAGTGCCTACAGCGGAATTCCGCGCTGGGTCGTCGCCATGGCCGCCGTCGGGGCCCTGCTGGTGCTGCTCCCGCTCGCGGCCATGGTGGCCAGGGTCAACTGGCCGGACTTCATCCCGCTGGTCACCTCCGAGTCGTCCCTCACCGCACTGGGGCTGAGCCTGCGCACCGCGGGCACCAGCACGGTCCTGTGCGTGCTGCTCGGCGTGCCGCTGGCGCTGGTCCTGGCCCGCGGCCACTTCCCGGGCCAGCGGCTGCTGCGTTCCTTCATTCTGTTGCCGCTGGTTCTGCCCCCGGTGGTGGGCGGCATCGCGCTGCTGTACGCCTTCGGCCGCCAGGGCCTGCTGGGCCGAAGCCTGGAAATCGCCGGCATCCAGATCGCGTTTTCCACGACGGCGGTCATCCTCGCCCAAACCTTCGTGGCCCTGCCGTTCCTGGTGGTCAGCCTCGAGGGCTCGCTCCGCTCGGGCGGAAGCCGGTATGAGGCCGTGGCCGCAACCCTCGGCGCGCGCCCTACCACCGTGCTGCGCCGCGTGACTCTGCCGCTGGTCCTGCCGGGCCTCGCTTCCGGGGCCGTGCTTTCCTTCGCGAGGAGTCTGGGTGAGTTTGGCGCCACGCTGACTTTCGCGGGAAGTCTCCAGGGCACCACCCGCACGCTTCCGCTGGAAATCTACCTGCAGCGCGAGACCGACGCCGACGCCGCCGTCGCGCTGTCGCTGCTGCTGGTCGTGGTGGCGGTCGTCGTCGTCGGGCTCTCCTACCGGGGTTCCGGGCCTTCCTTGTCGGGCAGTACTGCGGGCGCGGGCGCGGGCACGCCGGGGCGGGTGCCGGCATGA
- the modA gene encoding molybdate ABC transporter substrate-binding protein — MSAVLRAGALLAAGLLAATLTGCGMPASGGAGKSLTVFAAASLKAPFTALAEQFEAGNPGTRVILSFAGSADLATQISQGAPADVFASADITNMAKLTGASMVEGSPRNFATNVLTIAVPPANPASVASFADLAKPGVKVVVCAAQVPCGAAAGNLQKETGVTLTPVSEESSVTDVLGKVISGEADAGLVYVTDVKTAGDKVQEIPFAESAKAENTYPIAALRTGRNKDLAAAFIASVTGPEGQKLLRGAGFGTP, encoded by the coding sequence ATGAGTGCTGTCCTGAGGGCGGGCGCGCTGCTGGCGGCGGGACTACTGGCCGCAACCCTGACCGGCTGCGGCATGCCAGCTTCCGGGGGAGCCGGCAAGAGCCTCACAGTCTTTGCCGCGGCGTCCCTCAAAGCGCCCTTCACCGCCCTCGCCGAGCAGTTCGAGGCCGGCAACCCGGGCACCAGGGTGATTCTCAGCTTCGCCGGGTCCGCCGACCTCGCTACCCAGATCAGCCAGGGCGCTCCGGCGGACGTCTTTGCCTCCGCTGACATCACAAACATGGCCAAGCTCACCGGCGCCTCGATGGTGGAAGGGTCCCCCCGGAACTTTGCCACCAACGTCCTGACCATCGCCGTGCCCCCGGCCAACCCGGCGTCGGTTGCCTCGTTCGCCGATCTCGCGAAGCCCGGGGTAAAGGTTGTCGTGTGTGCAGCCCAGGTTCCCTGCGGCGCGGCCGCAGGGAACCTGCAGAAGGAAACCGGCGTGACGTTGACGCCGGTGAGTGAGGAATCGTCCGTCACTGACGTTTTAGGCAAAGTCATCTCCGGCGAGGCCGACGCCGGACTTGTCTACGTCACGGACGTCAAGACCGCCGGGGACAAGGTGCAGGAAATCCCGTTCGCCGAGTCGGCCAAAGCCGAGAACACCTACCCCATCGCGGCCCTGCGGACCGGCAGGAACAAGGACCTGGCCGCGGCTTTCATTGCCTCGGTCACTGGCCCCGAGGGCCAGAAGCTGCTCCGTGGCGCCGGCTTCGGAACCCCTTAG
- a CDS encoding TOBE domain-containing protein has translation MPNIRVSEAARLLGVSDDTIRRWTENGSLTPHRDDAGRLAVDGLELARLAREQAQLPDDPARAGSSARNRFVGLVTAITADTVMAQVELQCGPFRVVSLMSSEAVRELGLELGSVATAVVKATTVIIETPKGKGAV, from the coding sequence ATGCCTAATATCCGCGTCTCCGAAGCCGCCCGGCTGCTGGGCGTCAGTGATGACACCATCCGGCGCTGGACCGAGAACGGGAGCCTGACCCCGCACAGGGACGACGCCGGGCGCCTCGCCGTGGACGGGCTGGAACTCGCGCGGCTCGCCCGGGAGCAGGCCCAACTCCCGGATGACCCGGCCAGGGCGGGCAGTTCCGCCCGCAACCGCTTCGTCGGCCTGGTCACGGCCATCACTGCCGACACCGTCATGGCCCAGGTGGAGCTGCAGTGCGGACCGTTCCGGGTGGTGTCGCTGATGAGCAGTGAGGCTGTCCGGGAATTGGGGCTGGAACTCGGCTCGGTGGCGACCGCCGTCGTCAAGGCCACCACCGTGATCATCGAGACCCCCAAAGGCAAGGGCGCCGTATGA
- a CDS encoding FAD-dependent monooxygenase codes for MKAVVVGAGIAGLVAARQLGLAGWNVEVLEKSAGPRPDGYMMDFFGPGVEAAERIGLYPRLAAVAYRVEAAEYVDADGRTTSSLDYDRFARLAGGKVLSLLRPDLERAALAALDDVPAGRVRVHYGAQVSTVRGGDDGVRVSCDGWPGVALAADVLVGADGIHSAVRDQVFGPEAEYLHPLGMRAAAFIVSEPILNARFRNKFVLTDSIGRMAGLYSLHSDEVAVFMVYRHAERAPSRPPPESARGRLRREFAGLGSAVDRLLELCPEHPYDDVVAQILMPDWQRGRTVLVGDACGAVSLLAGQGGSLAIAGAALLGDILGPVVSPAGISTALAGFEGSWRPVVGEAQAAGRRTASSFLPANRTQRLLRQWIIQATHLPGIDRLVARRIVGRIAK; via the coding sequence ATGAAGGCGGTGGTTGTCGGAGCAGGCATTGCGGGCCTTGTCGCGGCCCGCCAACTCGGTTTGGCCGGCTGGAACGTCGAGGTCCTTGAGAAGTCGGCCGGCCCGCGCCCCGATGGCTACATGATGGATTTTTTTGGTCCGGGGGTGGAGGCCGCGGAGCGGATCGGCCTCTACCCCCGGCTGGCAGCGGTGGCCTATCGCGTCGAGGCGGCCGAGTATGTCGACGCGGACGGGCGAACGACGTCCAGCCTCGACTACGACCGGTTCGCCCGGCTCGCCGGAGGGAAGGTCCTGAGCCTGCTGCGCCCCGACCTGGAGCGCGCCGCTCTGGCTGCGCTCGACGACGTGCCCGCCGGCCGGGTCCGGGTCCATTACGGGGCGCAGGTGTCAACAGTTCGCGGTGGGGACGACGGGGTCCGGGTCAGCTGCGACGGTTGGCCGGGCGTCGCACTGGCCGCGGACGTCCTCGTGGGTGCGGACGGTATCCATTCCGCCGTTCGGGACCAGGTCTTCGGCCCCGAAGCAGAGTATCTGCACCCCCTGGGCATGCGGGCAGCCGCCTTCATCGTCTCCGAACCGATCCTCAATGCACGCTTCCGGAACAAATTCGTCCTCACCGACAGCATCGGCCGGATGGCAGGGCTCTACAGCCTCCATTCGGACGAGGTGGCCGTCTTCATGGTCTACCGGCACGCCGAAAGGGCGCCAAGCCGTCCGCCACCTGAAAGTGCGAGGGGGCGGCTGCGGCGCGAGTTCGCCGGACTCGGCAGCGCGGTCGACCGGCTGCTGGAGCTGTGCCCCGAGCATCCGTACGACGACGTCGTCGCACAGATCCTCATGCCGGACTGGCAGAGGGGACGTACCGTCCTGGTGGGAGACGCCTGCGGGGCCGTGTCGCTCCTCGCGGGCCAGGGCGGTTCGCTCGCAATCGCCGGCGCTGCGCTGCTGGGGGACATTCTGGGACCCGTGGTCTCACCTGCGGGGATCAGCACGGCGCTCGCCGGCTTCGAGGGAAGCTGGCGCCCCGTGGTCGGGGAGGCCCAAGCGGCAGGGAGGCGCACCGCGTCATCGTTCCTCCCCGCCAACCGGACCCAGCGCCTTCTGCGGCAGTGGATCATCCAAGCCACCCATCTGCCGGGAATCGACCGGCTGGTGGCCCGCCGGATCGTGGGCAGAATCGCAAAGTGA